A single window of Nyctibius grandis isolate bNycGra1 chromosome Z, bNycGra1.pri, whole genome shotgun sequence DNA harbors:
- the SLC46A2 gene encoding solute carrier family 46 member 2 gives MVGLTAMRTWIEPVVAGSQVASAFYDTALLLVVKNYYNQTNATAPSHALEDAQQMAVSNFYIIYNLVLGLSPLVSAYGLSKLGDRMHRKIPICFPLLGYLGSKTLLLLLILLGWPIEVMYGAAAFNGLTGGFTTLWAGIMALGSLASSESRRSLRLIVIELVYGLAGFLGSMASGYLFVGFSDHYREGTVLVSCSIACYAFCLLYSVFVLTVPKPAASCTAKAKSAQEVGSQLPAQKEAAAAGTSQPSESSSSAPVSPSKLIIIMLFVAAILYDLAVVGAMNVLPLFLLREPLSWNAVEIGHGNAASYMIFITSFLGVFVFSRYLRDITMIMIGVTSFSAGILIMAFVRWTFLFYIARAVMLFALIPLPTIRSMLSKHVEGTSYGKVFVLLQLSLVTTGVVTSTVYNKIYQNTLNWYSGFCFILSFLVGCLSLLPLSIVAIKQRSTTGSLQILTE, from the exons ATGGTGGGGTTGACAGCGATGAGGACATGGATTGAGCCGGTGGTCGCAGGTTCTCAAGTGGCCAGTGCCTTCTATGACACGgcgctgctgctggtggtgaaGAACTACTACAACCAGACCAATGCCACCGCTCCCTCCCATGCACTGGAAGATGCTCAGCAGATGGCTGTCTCTAATTTCTATATCATCTACAATCTAGTCCTGGGCCTGAGCCCACTGGTGTCAGCCTACGGGTTGTCCAAGCTAGGGGACAGGATGCATCGGAAGATCCCCATCTGCTTCCCTCTTCTTGGCTACTTGGGCTCCAAAactctcctgctcctcctgatCCTGCTGGGCTGGCCAATCGAGGTGATGTACGGGGCTGCTGCCTTCAATGGGCTGACAGGCGGTTTCACCACACTCTGGGCAGGCATCATGGCTCTGGGATCCCTGGCATCCTCCGAGAGCAGGAGGTCTCTGCGGCTTATCGTTATTGAGCTGGTGTATGGCCTCGCTGGCTTTCTGGGAAGCATGGCATCGGGCTACCTCTTTGTTGGCTTCAGTGACCACTATCGAGAGGGCACTGTGCTGGTGAGCTGCAGCATTGCTTGCTATGCTTTCTGTCTCCTTTATAGCGTTTTTGTCCTGACAGTCCCAAAGCCAGCAGCTTCCTGCACAGCCAAAGCCAAGAGTGCACAGGAGGTGGGCAGCCAGCTACCAGcccagaaagaagcagcagcagcagggacttCCCAGCCTTCGGAGAGCAGCAGCTCCGCTCCAGTATCACCCTCGAAACTCATCATCATCATGCTGTTTGTGGCAGCAATCCTCTATGACCTTGCTGTGGTTGGTGCAATGAACGTACTCCCACTCTTCTTGCTCAGGGAGCCTTTAAGTTGGAACGCCGTGGAGATCGGCCATGGCAATGCTGCCAGCTACATGATCTTCATCACCAGCTTCCTAGGGGTATTTGTGTTCTCCAGATACCTGAGGGACATTACCATGATCATGATCGGAGTGACATCCTTCAGCGCTGGCATCCTCATCATGGCCTTCGTGCGGTGGACATTCCTGTTCTACATCG CACGGGCAGTGATGCTCTTTGCCCTCATCCCCTTACCAACCATCAGGTCCATGTTATCCAAGCATGTTGAAGGAACATCCTATG GTAAGGTGTTTGTCCTGTTGCAGTTGTCTTTAGTCACCACGGGAGTAGTGACATCTACAGTCTACAACAAGATCTATCAAAACACACTGAACTGGTATAGCggcttctgtttcattttgtcttttctagtGGGCTGCCTGAGTCTCCTCCCCTTAAG TATCGTGGCCATCAAACAACGTTCGACCACTGGGTCCCTTCAGATTCTGACCGAGTGA